The following are encoded together in the Capsulimonas corticalis genome:
- a CDS encoding GNAT family N-acetyltransferase: protein MTLDTFPGLTSPRLKIRRFDDADVSAFLAYRNDAEVARFQSWNCCSEEEARQFIEEMKTLPCGEPGKGLQLAIEMTDTSALIGDCYLEVDSREPRQAEIGFTLARPYQKQGFATEAIAAVVGYAFQELDMHRIVGRADCRNIASAALMERLGMRREGYHLQSYWFKGEWTDEYLYAILKDEWLKKNRGAT, encoded by the coding sequence ATGACACTGGACACCTTTCCCGGCCTGACATCCCCACGCCTGAAGATCCGTCGTTTTGACGATGCGGATGTCAGCGCGTTTCTCGCATATCGCAATGACGCCGAAGTGGCGCGCTTTCAAAGCTGGAACTGCTGCAGTGAGGAAGAAGCCCGCCAGTTCATCGAGGAAATGAAGACGCTCCCCTGCGGTGAGCCCGGCAAGGGATTGCAGCTGGCGATCGAGATGACGGACACGTCGGCGCTGATCGGCGATTGTTATCTGGAAGTCGACAGCCGCGAGCCGCGCCAGGCGGAAATCGGCTTCACGCTGGCCCGCCCTTACCAAAAACAAGGCTTCGCGACCGAAGCCATCGCCGCCGTGGTCGGTTACGCCTTCCAAGAACTCGATATGCATCGCATCGTGGGGCGCGCGGACTGCCGCAATATCGCCTCAGCGGCGCTGATGGAGCGGCTGGGGATGCGCCGGGAAGGCTACCACCTTCAAAGCTACTGGTTCAAAGGCGAGTGGACAGACGAGTATCTATACGCCATCCTCAAAGACGAATGGCTGAAGAAAAATAGGGGCGCAACGTAA
- a CDS encoding DUF512 domain-containing protein yields the protein MNSETFVRNKTLSLPMADENSVIRRPRAERATVLTLDAGSAAEEAGVKIGDVLINVNGNPVLDIVDFAFMTAGEQITLDVERPDVGPMHFVISKGYDEDLGIEFGDDLFDRVHICKNKCVFCFLYQQPKGLRSSLYIKDDDYRLSFLHGNYLTLTNMGESEFQRVIDQKLSPLFVSVHATDPEVRGRMLGRKGPEPILPRLQMLADAKIQIHGQVVLCPGYNDGEQLAQTVRELSQLHPEARGTYGGVLSVAIVPVGLTQFRDRLAALTTCSPEFCKSLLAEAEEWRARYRKELGTNFAFLSDEFYLNAGVDIPVARQYEGFPQLEDGVGLVRLFMDDARKVAKKLPASVKTPRSATMVTGKLAEPLLNGLADSLNTVENVKVNVCAVHNTFFEGSINVAGLLTGRDITEALNAMGDELGERIIIPAIMLRDPDRDVFLDDMTIPEFEERIGRRISVVDRTPSAAAKAILN from the coding sequence ATGAATTCTGAGACCTTTGTTCGCAATAAAACGCTGTCGTTACCGATGGCGGATGAAAATAGCGTAATCCGGCGCCCGCGCGCCGAGCGCGCCACCGTTCTGACTCTCGACGCCGGCAGCGCCGCCGAGGAAGCGGGAGTCAAAATCGGCGATGTGCTGATCAACGTCAACGGAAACCCCGTGCTGGACATCGTTGACTTCGCGTTTATGACCGCCGGGGAACAAATCACGCTCGATGTCGAGCGACCCGATGTCGGCCCAATGCACTTTGTCATCAGCAAGGGTTATGATGAAGATTTGGGGATCGAGTTTGGCGACGATCTCTTTGACCGCGTTCATATCTGCAAGAACAAGTGCGTCTTCTGCTTTCTCTATCAGCAGCCGAAGGGCCTTCGCTCGTCGCTCTATATCAAAGACGACGATTACCGTCTCTCGTTCCTGCACGGCAACTATCTGACGCTCACCAATATGGGCGAGTCTGAGTTTCAGCGCGTCATCGATCAGAAGCTTTCACCGCTCTTTGTGTCCGTCCACGCGACCGATCCCGAGGTGCGCGGCCGCATGCTGGGCCGCAAAGGCCCTGAGCCGATCCTGCCGCGCCTTCAGATGCTCGCCGACGCAAAGATCCAAATCCACGGCCAGGTCGTGCTTTGCCCGGGCTACAACGACGGCGAACAGCTCGCGCAGACCGTGCGCGAGCTTTCCCAACTGCATCCCGAGGCGCGGGGAACTTACGGCGGCGTGCTAAGCGTCGCCATCGTCCCCGTCGGTCTGACTCAGTTCCGCGACCGTCTGGCGGCGCTCACGACATGCAGCCCGGAATTCTGCAAATCGCTGCTCGCCGAGGCCGAAGAGTGGCGCGCGCGTTATCGCAAGGAACTCGGCACGAACTTCGCGTTTTTAAGCGATGAGTTTTATCTTAACGCGGGCGTGGATATTCCCGTCGCGCGTCAATACGAAGGCTTCCCGCAGCTCGAAGATGGGGTGGGGCTTGTGCGACTCTTTATGGACGACGCGCGCAAAGTCGCGAAGAAGCTGCCTGCGAGCGTCAAGACGCCGCGCAGCGCCACGATGGTCACGGGCAAGCTGGCCGAGCCGCTCCTGAACGGCCTTGCCGATTCGCTTAACACCGTCGAGAATGTCAAAGTCAATGTCTGCGCCGTACACAATACCTTTTTCGAGGGCAGCATCAACGTCGCCGGACTCCTGACGGGCCGCGACATTACGGAAGCCTTGAACGCGATGGGAGACGAGCTCGGCGAGCGCATCATCATTCCCGCAATTATGCTGCGCGACCCCGACCGTGACGTCTTCCTGGATGACATGACAATCCCTGAGTTCGAAGAGCGCATTGGCCGAAGGATCAGCGTCGTCGACCGCACGCCGTCCGCCGCCGCCAAGGCGATCTTAAACTGA
- the xerA gene encoding site-specific tyrosine recombinase/integron integrase has protein sequence MFDTAIDAFLESQANVRGASPHTVKAYAEDLRQFAEYAMAQGCFTPAQAEPPLLRAYLGHLQSLGLARASRARKTAALRSFFGYLTMQGVLAQSPTTGLRTVKLDRRLPKFLRTDEIEKLLTSPAQNPLGLRDRALLEMLYASGMRAGELVILNVGDVDFDEAIVRVVGKGDKERVTLLGREALQALTIYLATSRPTLIEHAKDDGALFVNRYGGRLSDRGVRKLFDKYCAAASSTLKITPHVLRHTFATHLLNNGADLRLVQELLGHTSLATTQMYTHVTTERLQEVHRAAHPRAKGVPNGD, from the coding sequence GTGTTTGACACTGCGATCGATGCGTTCTTAGAATCGCAGGCGAACGTACGCGGCGCCTCCCCCCATACCGTCAAAGCCTACGCCGAAGACCTGCGCCAATTCGCCGAGTACGCGATGGCGCAGGGCTGCTTCACTCCCGCCCAAGCCGAGCCGCCACTGCTGCGCGCCTACCTCGGCCATCTGCAATCCCTCGGCCTCGCCCGCGCCTCCCGCGCCCGCAAAACCGCCGCGCTTCGCTCCTTCTTCGGCTACCTGACCATGCAGGGCGTCCTCGCGCAGTCTCCGACCACCGGCCTGCGCACCGTGAAACTCGACCGGCGTCTCCCGAAGTTCCTGCGCACCGACGAGATCGAAAAGCTGCTCACATCCCCCGCGCAAAACCCGCTCGGCCTGCGCGACCGCGCCCTGCTGGAGATGCTCTACGCCAGCGGCATGCGCGCTGGAGAGCTAGTCATCTTGAATGTTGGGGATGTGGACTTCGACGAAGCCATTGTCCGTGTCGTAGGAAAAGGCGATAAAGAGCGCGTCACCCTGCTTGGCCGCGAAGCCCTTCAAGCTCTCACAATCTATCTCGCCACTAGCCGTCCCACACTCATCGAGCACGCCAAAGACGACGGCGCCCTCTTCGTCAACCGCTACGGCGGCCGCCTCTCCGACCGAGGCGTGCGCAAACTCTTTGACAAATACTGCGCCGCGGCATCCTCCACCCTCAAGATTACGCCACACGTCCTGCGGCACACCTTCGCCACGCATCTGCTCAACAACGGAGCCGATCTGCGACTGGTTCAAGAGCTGCTCGGGCACACAAGCCTGGCGACAACACAGATGTACACGCACGTCACCACCGAACGATTGCAGGAAGTCCACCGCGCCGCGCACCCGCGCGCGAAAGGCGTCCCCAACGGCGACTGA
- a CDS encoding anti-sigma factor family protein — MTEQEAREQFSAYLENELDPEAAERFQRFLASNPGCAAELIDFEHTLSLMHRLPAHEPALDLWTEFAPRMAGVRAEMKMGARQRWRFRWFNFLSSLSAGLILYTHALAERTHVRLERYLLQDPFHLYEGRGGDGR; from the coding sequence GTGACCGAGCAAGAAGCACGCGAACAGTTTTCCGCGTATTTAGAAAATGAACTGGACCCGGAAGCGGCGGAGCGATTTCAGCGCTTTTTGGCGTCAAATCCCGGCTGCGCCGCCGAGTTGATCGACTTCGAGCATACGCTCTCGCTGATGCACCGGCTGCCCGCCCACGAACCCGCCCTGGACCTCTGGACGGAGTTCGCGCCCCGCATGGCCGGAGTGCGCGCCGAGATGAAGATGGGCGCGCGGCAGCGCTGGCGCTTCCGCTGGTTCAACTTCCTTTCGTCGCTCTCCGCGGGACTGATCCTCTATACACATGCCCTGGCGGAACGGACACATGTTCGCCTGGAGCGATATCTGCTTCAGGACCCGTTCCACCTCTACGAAGGACGCGGTGGCGATGGCAGATAA
- a CDS encoding ASCH domain-containing protein, producing the protein MFALNFYTDLYGDALKRGRKSATIRLGDKSAKYATGQIVWVTVGQRFARRKKLFCAILDAVEVKAAKDLSPRDIQRENPEFHTTEDAITLLSRIYAREVNEDETVTVIYFSPIDEYEL; encoded by the coding sequence ATGTTCGCTCTGAACTTTTACACAGATCTTTATGGCGACGCGCTCAAGCGCGGCCGCAAGTCCGCGACGATCCGTCTCGGAGACAAAAGCGCGAAGTACGCAACCGGCCAGATCGTCTGGGTGACGGTCGGCCAGCGCTTCGCCCGGCGCAAGAAGCTCTTCTGCGCCATTCTGGACGCCGTCGAAGTCAAGGCGGCCAAAGACCTCTCGCCGCGCGACATCCAGCGTGAGAACCCCGAATTCCACACCACGGAAGACGCCATCACTCTGCTGTCGCGCATCTACGCCCGCGAAGTGAACGAAGACGAGACCGTCACCGTCATCTACTTCTCGCCCATCGACGAATACGAACTGTAA
- the topA gene encoding type I DNA topoisomerase, translating into MAKKLIIVESPAKTKTLKGFLGADYQVEASMGHVRDLPEKKLSIDIENDFAPTYVIIPERKDVVAKLKAAAKGADEVYLASDPDREGEAISWHLKEALGLKEPKRIQFNEITKTAVLAALQNYRTIDMDRVNAQQARRELDRIVGYKISPLLWRKVKKGLSAGRVQSVAVRLITDREREILAFNPVEYWTIGATLTPDTVKNKFDANLTERDNKKIEIPDQATSDKILSDLDGAEYRVKKVKKSEKRRNPSAPFITSTLQQEASRKLGFSAKRTMMVAQQLYEGLDVAGEGHVGLITYMRTDSTRIADEAQQSARAYIVTEYGAAYAPAQTKQYKKGGAAQDAHEAIRPTSIERVPDQIAKLLTAEQAKLYKLIWQRFLASQMAPAVFDVVTVDISARNYTFRATGSTVKFDGFLRVYREGKDDPNQVDDEDKQPLPALSDDQLLKLLQILPKQHFTEPPPRYTEATLVKALEEKGIGRPSTYAAIMSTIIDRKYVELEQKKFKPTELGTTVNDLLVKHFPSVLDIAFTAEMETKLDDVADGKEDWVAMMRSFYGPFAESLEKAGELMEKVKIEPKLAGIDCPNCGKPMVVRSSRFGEFVGCSDYPECKTIVRPEAEKIDVPCPKCGGEIVQKRSRKGAIFYGCKEYPKCDFVAWGKPTGEDCPTCGSPVVENTYRGRVIGVKCHNAECDYKESTKKPSEEAGENDEAETEPAPQRELATTAQGKG; encoded by the coding sequence ATGGCTAAGAAATTAATTATCGTTGAGTCCCCCGCGAAGACAAAGACGCTCAAGGGGTTTCTCGGCGCCGACTATCAGGTTGAGGCGAGCATGGGACACGTGCGCGACCTCCCAGAGAAAAAGCTGTCGATCGATATCGAGAACGACTTTGCGCCGACTTATGTGATCATTCCAGAACGCAAGGACGTTGTCGCGAAACTGAAGGCCGCTGCTAAGGGAGCCGATGAAGTCTACCTGGCGAGCGACCCTGACCGCGAAGGCGAAGCCATCTCCTGGCACCTCAAGGAGGCGCTCGGACTGAAGGAGCCCAAGCGGATCCAGTTCAACGAGATCACCAAGACGGCGGTTCTCGCGGCGCTGCAAAACTATCGCACGATCGATATGGACCGTGTCAACGCCCAGCAGGCGCGGCGCGAACTGGACCGGATCGTCGGCTACAAGATCAGCCCGCTGCTCTGGCGTAAGGTCAAGAAGGGCCTGAGCGCCGGCCGCGTGCAGTCCGTCGCCGTTCGTTTGATCACGGACCGTGAGCGCGAGATCCTGGCGTTCAACCCGGTCGAGTACTGGACGATCGGCGCAACGCTGACGCCCGATACGGTGAAGAACAAGTTCGACGCCAATCTGACTGAGCGCGATAACAAGAAGATCGAGATCCCGGATCAGGCGACGAGCGATAAGATTTTGTCGGACCTCGACGGCGCGGAGTACCGTGTCAAGAAGGTTAAGAAAAGCGAAAAGCGACGCAACCCGTCGGCTCCGTTCATCACCAGTACGCTCCAGCAGGAAGCCTCGCGGAAGCTCGGCTTCTCGGCCAAACGGACGATGATGGTGGCGCAGCAGCTTTACGAAGGTTTGGATGTCGCAGGCGAAGGCCATGTGGGTTTGATCACCTACATGCGCACCGACTCCACGCGGATCGCCGACGAGGCTCAGCAATCGGCGCGCGCCTATATCGTCACGGAGTACGGCGCGGCCTACGCTCCGGCGCAGACCAAACAATATAAGAAGGGCGGCGCGGCGCAGGACGCGCACGAAGCCATTCGCCCGACGAGCATCGAGCGCGTGCCCGATCAGATCGCCAAGCTCTTGACCGCCGAACAGGCCAAGCTCTACAAGCTCATCTGGCAGCGTTTCCTGGCGTCCCAGATGGCGCCCGCTGTGTTCGATGTCGTCACCGTGGACATCTCCGCGCGCAACTATACATTCCGCGCCACGGGATCGACCGTCAAGTTCGACGGCTTCCTGCGCGTCTATCGTGAGGGCAAGGACGACCCGAATCAGGTGGATGATGAGGACAAGCAGCCGCTGCCGGCCCTGTCCGACGATCAGTTGCTGAAGCTGCTCCAAATCCTGCCCAAGCAGCACTTCACCGAGCCGCCGCCGCGTTATACGGAAGCAACGCTCGTGAAGGCGCTTGAGGAAAAGGGCATCGGACGCCCGAGCACCTACGCCGCGATTATGTCGACGATCATCGACCGGAAATACGTCGAGCTGGAGCAGAAGAAATTCAAGCCGACCGAGCTGGGAACAACGGTCAACGATCTGCTCGTGAAGCACTTCCCGAGCGTATTGGATATCGCATTCACCGCCGAAATGGAGACCAAGCTCGACGACGTGGCCGATGGCAAGGAAGACTGGGTCGCGATGATGCGGTCCTTCTACGGTCCTTTCGCGGAAAGCCTGGAAAAGGCCGGCGAATTGATGGAGAAGGTCAAAATCGAGCCGAAGCTCGCCGGCATCGACTGCCCGAACTGCGGCAAGCCGATGGTGGTTCGCTCCAGCCGATTTGGCGAATTCGTCGGTTGCTCGGATTATCCTGAGTGCAAGACGATCGTGCGGCCGGAGGCCGAAAAGATCGATGTCCCCTGCCCCAAGTGCGGCGGCGAGATCGTTCAGAAACGAAGCCGCAAAGGCGCGATCTTCTACGGCTGCAAAGAGTACCCGAAGTGCGACTTCGTCGCCTGGGGCAAGCCGACCGGCGAAGACTGCCCGACGTGCGGCTCGCCCGTCGTGGAAAATACTTATCGTGGCCGCGTCATTGGCGTCAAGTGCCATAACGCCGAGTGCGATTACAAAGAATCAACAAAGAAACCGTCCGAAGAAGCCGGTGAGAACGATGAAGCGGAGACCGAACCCGCTCCGCAGCGCGAGCTGGCGACGACGGCGCAAGGCAAAGGATAA
- a CDS encoding DUF4351 domain-containing protein — MQAKFRGKAQSDFPKRMFRYFARLTEKYDIPIYPVVIFSYDAPQRPEPDRYTVAFPNKTVLRFEYDVIQLNRLPWRRFVNQENPVASALMAKMKMSAPDRPKVKAQCLRLLASLKLDPAKSTLIGGFIDSYLELTAQEMKQYERELEQFAPAERKATMELMTTWGRIGKAEGRIEGKIEGKKEGKEELVVRILRRRFGSISAEAIQQLGLLAPEQLGDLGESLLDFTSITDLDEWLKQTTIADRLN; from the coding sequence ATGCAGGCGAAGTTTCGTGGCAAGGCGCAGAGTGATTTTCCAAAGCGGATGTTCCGCTACTTCGCGCGTCTCACCGAAAAGTACGACATCCCGATCTACCCGGTCGTCATCTTTTCCTACGATGCCCCGCAGCGCCCGGAACCTGATCGATACACAGTAGCTTTTCCCAACAAGACTGTGCTAAGATTCGAATACGATGTGATCCAACTCAACCGACTGCCATGGCGACGGTTTGTGAACCAGGAAAACCCGGTCGCCAGCGCTCTCATGGCGAAGATGAAGATGAGCGCGCCGGACCGCCCCAAGGTCAAAGCGCAGTGCTTGCGGCTGCTGGCGAGTCTGAAGCTTGATCCCGCCAAGTCGACTCTCATCGGTGGATTTATTGACAGCTACCTGGAGTTGACGGCCCAGGAGATGAAGCAATATGAGCGAGAGCTGGAACAGTTCGCTCCTGCGGAAAGGAAGGCGACAATGGAATTAATGACGACTTGGGGACGAATTGGCAAAGCAGAAGGCAGAATCGAAGGCAAGATCGAAGGGAAAAAAGAAGGGAAAGAAGAGCTGGTGGTTCGGATACTTCGGCGTCGCTTTGGCTCCATCTCCGCCGAGGCGATTCAACAGCTTGGTCTCCTCGCGCCAGAACAGCTTGGCGATTTAGGAGAATCTCTACTCGACTTTACCAGCATCACAGATTTGGATGAATGGCTTAAGCAAACCACGATCGCCGACCGCTTAAATTGA
- the trmFO gene encoding methylenetetrahydrofolate--tRNA-(uracil(54)-C(5))-methyltransferase (FADH(2)-oxidizing) TrmFO, with product MTYVTVIGGGLAGSEAAWQAAEAGAKVRLYEMRPVKRTPVHQTGDFAELVCSNSLKSNSITNAAGLLKEEMRRLESMVIACGDASSVPAGDALAVDRILFAQAITARLEGHPNIEIIREEVTEIPEDGVTIIATGPLTSEALAGKIGEITGLTQLHFYDAVAPTIDASTINREIAFAASRYDKGDDDAYLNCPMNREEYDAFYEALTHAELVPLAEHEAKTPYFEGCLPIEVLASRGPKTLCFGPMKPVGLTDPRTGRWPWACVQLRQENRDATLYSMVGFQTRMKWGDQKRVLRMIPGLEEAEFVRYGVIHRNTYIQSPQLLNEALQMKTRPNIFFAGQITGVEGYVESAAAGILAGRNAARFLRGEPLLTLPETTMLGALAHYVAHYDGKDFQPMNSNWGIVPPLPTRVRDKKEKAGIMAERAMAALETVQGLNLLARV from the coding sequence ATGACGTATGTGACAGTAATCGGCGGCGGTCTCGCGGGCAGCGAGGCCGCCTGGCAGGCCGCTGAGGCCGGCGCTAAAGTTCGGCTCTATGAAATGCGGCCGGTGAAACGAACGCCTGTCCACCAGACGGGCGATTTCGCGGAGCTGGTTTGCTCTAATTCCCTCAAGTCCAACAGTATTACCAATGCCGCCGGTCTTTTGAAAGAAGAGATGCGGCGTCTGGAGTCGATGGTTATCGCGTGCGGCGACGCCTCCAGCGTTCCGGCCGGCGACGCCCTCGCCGTGGACCGCATTCTCTTCGCGCAGGCCATCACCGCGCGTTTGGAAGGTCATCCCAACATCGAGATCATTCGCGAGGAAGTGACGGAGATCCCGGAAGACGGCGTGACGATTATCGCGACGGGGCCACTTACCTCCGAAGCCCTCGCGGGCAAGATCGGCGAGATTACGGGACTGACGCAGCTGCATTTTTATGACGCCGTGGCGCCGACCATCGACGCCTCGACGATCAATCGGGAGATCGCCTTCGCCGCCTCGCGCTACGATAAGGGCGACGATGACGCTTATCTCAACTGCCCGATGAACCGCGAGGAGTATGACGCCTTTTACGAAGCGCTCACTCACGCGGAGCTGGTGCCGCTCGCGGAGCACGAAGCGAAGACGCCTTACTTTGAAGGCTGTCTCCCCATCGAAGTGCTCGCCTCTCGCGGCCCCAAGACGCTGTGCTTCGGCCCGATGAAGCCTGTGGGCCTCACCGACCCGCGCACCGGCCGCTGGCCGTGGGCGTGCGTGCAGCTGCGCCAGGAGAACCGCGACGCCACGCTGTACTCCATGGTCGGCTTTCAGACCCGCATGAAGTGGGGCGACCAAAAGCGCGTCCTGCGCATGATCCCCGGGCTGGAAGAAGCGGAGTTTGTGCGCTACGGCGTCATCCATCGCAATACGTACATTCAGTCGCCGCAGCTTCTCAACGAAGCGCTGCAAATGAAGACGCGCCCAAATATCTTTTTTGCCGGACAGATCACCGGCGTGGAGGGATATGTGGAATCGGCGGCGGCAGGCATTCTCGCCGGCCGCAATGCGGCGCGCTTCCTGCGCGGCGAGCCGCTACTGACGCTGCCGGAGACGACGATGCTGGGGGCTCTGGCGCATTACGTGGCGCACTACGACGGCAAGGACTTCCAGCCGATGAATTCCAACTGGGGCATCGTCCCGCCGCTTCCCACTCGTGTCCGCGATAAGAAGGAAAAGGCGGGCATTATGGCCGAACGCGCGATGGCGGCTCTGGAGACCGTCCAGGGCCTAAACCTGCTGGCCCGTGTTTGA
- a CDS encoding RNA polymerase sigma factor gives MSLSIISAPRLDPDVALVRQFRATGNPAVFETLFKKYQAPVFHLVYRMVNGEEAYDLTQEVFYKALRALPAFKGNCKFSTWLFTIAKNTCLNHIRENKRRDEVEDFSLNEETPQGESGRDVPDEDADVSRIVEIRELQRVVDKVLSQLTPEQRLLLTLRDFQQLSYEEIVEITELSLVNVKSKLHRARLAFKQKFQPYLGLISPDLGTNSDR, from the coding sequence ATGAGCCTCTCGATTATCTCGGCTCCCCGGCTCGATCCGGACGTCGCCCTGGTGCGTCAGTTCCGAGCCACGGGCAATCCGGCTGTTTTCGAGACGCTGTTTAAAAAATACCAGGCTCCCGTTTTTCATCTCGTATATCGCATGGTGAATGGCGAGGAAGCCTATGACCTGACGCAAGAGGTGTTTTACAAAGCCCTGCGCGCCCTCCCGGCGTTCAAGGGCAATTGTAAATTCAGCACCTGGCTCTTTACGATCGCCAAGAATACCTGTCTCAACCACATCCGCGAAAATAAACGGCGCGATGAGGTGGAAGACTTTTCACTGAATGAAGAAACGCCGCAGGGCGAATCAGGCCGCGACGTTCCCGACGAGGACGCCGACGTCAGCCGTATCGTGGAAATCCGCGAATTGCAGCGCGTCGTGGACAAAGTCCTGTCGCAGCTCACGCCTGAGCAGCGCCTGCTGCTGACGCTGCGCGATTTCCAGCAGCTCTCCTATGAGGAGATCGTGGAGATCACGGAGCTTTCGCTGGTGAACGTCAAGTCCAAGCTCCACCGAGCGCGGCTGGCGTTCAAACAGAAATTTCAGCCATATTTGGGTCTGATCAGTCCGGACCTCGGGACGAATTCGGACCGTTAA